aaaaatgaataaaggaGTATTCCAAAAATTAAGAGTCGAAAAACTAGTCTTGTAAAATGAAACATTCTTTAgtctaatatttattttgagtgatgaaaatttgtagTTTAACCTTTAAGCGCTCCCtcgcttgtttgtttgtatactgcagctgtgtaGTTTTCAAGTGCCAAATACGATTGAAGTACGACGccgttttcaaaattataaattttctgatagggtgattaattttgcgccacctcgtaTATAGTTGAAAGATAAGCACCCTCTGTGACTAACTCTCACCTCAGATGCCTCAGCTTTCCTtataaacaaattacaaaaaaaagtaagaaatagaaaaaacaaataaaaataataaaagtcctTTGAAATATTCTAATCATTGTCTGAGCAAGACCAGGCATTTACTCAAGATATGCTCAACCTCTTATCAACCAGCAAACAATCCATCTCTTGTACGTGAAAACACAGTCAATAGTAGATAATCAACCAGTGGACAACCCACTTCCAGCTTCTATGTGACTCCGCAAACATTTGTCTATTTACAAAGTGGGCTCACATGGCAAATATGAACAATTTTACGTTTTACCAGTTTACCTTAGGGCCATACCATTGCCATTAGACATTTTGTTTCAACTTTCCCAAACTCTTCTCTATAACTGCCCACAAATATTCCTCATGCTAAGCAATTGAACACTAAAGCTTCAGACAGGTGTATCAAAATGGTTTATAAGAACTCGGCTTGATTCAAATTATAATGGCTGGCTTAGGGTTACCTCGAAGTAAAAATGAATACCGAATCTGCCAACTTTTCATAAACCATACAGAAGCGTTTGACCGATGAAGTAGCACGCAGCCAAACCTACAAAGGTGACGTTAAGTGCACTCTTGGCCATGTTTCATATTCGGTCAGTCATGGAGCCTTTTTAGCCATTGTTGTTGTCTCTAAATCACCGTATGATTTCATGAAGATAGAGTTTGAAAGAAGAGAGAATACCAAATCAAGTGCTCCAAAACCCTAAAATTTCATTAGCCTCGCCTGTGACATCAGCTGCCttccaatttttcttttgtttcaatTGACTTTTACCACATTTTTCTGGCTATGTGGAGAAGAATATATCCTTAATTATTGTCTATAGACTTCGCCATTCAGAGCCGGCAAACCTCAGCCTTAATGATAATAAAGCAGGCGGCGAAGTTATTAAAAAGCATGCGGATTAGTGAGGAGATGCCTTAAATAGGGGCCTACTAGAATATAACAAATTTTGACAAAGTGGCTAGGCGATCAGATGTAATTTAcacttaaaacaattttttagttttttagataaatatttacaaatcgattttttcattacatttcaaGCATCAAATAAAAAGCAGCACCTTAAAAAACTCACTTCTATAAATAAGCAGTGTTCTGACAAAAATATTAggtttcagaaaaatgcattccttttatttttattgccaattattaatttatttaactatttgaagatatttttagaaatatgtaagcatttatttattatatacagAAAGGTACTCATTTGTAAATTTCTTTCATTGAACAGGAAAATGGACAAGACGGTGACTTCGCATGGAGTTCGAGTTTACAGGGCTACATATTATCGTCATTCTTCTACGGTTATGTAATAACACAGGTTCGTTTCTTATCTCGACTAGAAATATCTCAAATTCATTTCACTCTCTTTCAAAATTCGACTCAAGTGACAAGCCACACCATAGCATACACACAGATCACTCAACTCGCACGCTTTTtgcaaaccaaaaacaacatttaacACAATTCTGCCACATTTGCCTCCATCCGTTAACTTCaactattaattgaaaattaaaaattctaataCATCTACTTATTTCACCTCTTCTCTGCGCACGCTCTTTTAGATTCCCTTCGGTATTTTAGCGAAGAAATACGGCGCCATGAACTTCCTCGGCTGGGGTATGCTTATCAACTCCGTATTCGCCTTCCTCGTACCAGTTGCCGCTTACGAAGGCGGCGTCTACGGTCTCTGTATTGTACGTTTCATACAGGGTCTCGGTGAGGGTCCCATTGTGCCGTGTACGCATGCATTGCTCGCCAAATGGATACCGCCGAACGAGCGTTCACGTATGGGTGCTGCCGTTTATGCTGGCGCACAATTCGGTACAATCATATCTATGCCGTTGTCGGGTCTGCTAGCCGAATATGGTTTTTCTGGTGGTTGGCCATCGATTTTCTATGTTTTCGGTGCTGTCGGTACGATTTGGTCGATTGCCTTCCTATGGCTGGTCTACGAGGATCCCTCATCACATCCACGCATAGATGAGCGTGAGAAGAAGTACATCAATACAAGTCTATGGGGTACAGGCGATCAAAAGGTGAGTGGGGGAATTCGACTTGGGGCTCGAACTCACACTAATTTACACTTTGTCATTTCATCATTTCAGGTACCTGCAATTCCATTCAAATCCATCGTCAAGTGCCTGCCCTTCTATGCCATTCTGCTTGCCCATATGGGCCACAACTATGGCTATGAGACGCTAATGACAGAATTGCCCACATACATGAAACAAGTGCTGCGCTTCTCGCTGAAGGCCAACGGTTTGCTCTCGGCGCTACCTTATCTGGCTATGTGGCTCTTCTCGATGTTCATTTCTGTGATTGCCGATTGGATGATATCATCGCAACGTTTCACACACACAGCGACGAGAAAGATTATCAACAGTATTGGTGAGTGGCAGCTTTGCAATGaactaatggaaatttttatttgtataattaaaaaaattttctgttacAGGTCAATATGGTCCAGGTTTGGCCCTTATTTTCGCCTCATACACAGGCTGTGATCGTGCCCTAACGCTTGCCATTCTGACGGTGGGTGTGGGTCTTAACGGTGGTATCTACTCCGGTTTCAAAATCAATCACTTGGATCTGTCGCCACGTTTTGCCGGTTTCCTGATGGCCATCACCAATTGTTTGGCGAACTTGGCGGGTTTGTTGGCGCCCATTGCCGCTGGAAACTTAATCAATAATAAGGTGAGCTAAATTATGATCTACTAAAAAGTGTCCACTTTTATGGACTACTAAATTGTCCATTACTTCGCTGCTGTGCATGCAATTGTGAACTGATCAAGTTTTTATTCTCTTCGCTTCCTCTTGAACATTTAGCCGACCATGGGACAGTGGCAGATCGTTTTCTTCATCGCCGCTTTCGTGTACATCTTCTGCGCTACCTTCTATAACATCTTCGGTTCTGGTGAACGCCAATGGTGGGACAATCCAGCCAATGATGTTAAGGAGCCATCCTCAGTTATGCCAGCAAcaacgactttgacgtcgaaTGGCGCAAATCCACGATTCCTAACTGGAGTGGACAATGGCTTGACtgtggcgacggcgaatattcGCGAAACGGGACAATAAATAAGTGATGATGCGTCGAGAGCGGCGACATTTGGTTACGCTTTCGTTACTTGAAGCTGTGCAAGTTAGACAAAACAGTTAGACAGTTAGTTgtttaagaatattaaattaaaaatatttttttttttaacattaagtTGTAGTGAATTTAAGCGCGTtgaaaatgtatgtgtgtataagtaaAACATATGTTTATGGTAACGAAAGTGGGCGGGGCAGGCATTAAGAATGTTGGCACTATCAGTGTCAGCAAATAGTCAGTGTGTGGAAAGTGAGCAGCCTGAATGAGTCAGCATTAAAGTGCAAGCATATTTTCAGGCTTTTACGCAGGGAATCAAAGAATGCAGGATAAAAGACAGTTGCCGCTTAAAGTATGCAACCCAAGTAAAGTATGTAATACATAAGTGATGCCAATTTAGTGATGGTGTTTTTGTATGTGGCCTTAAACCGCAAATTGTTAATTTATTGCAAGTAGAATTGAtctaaaaatgaaaagaaatatttaatttataattattatatacacCGTTGGCATCTCTGCAAACGAGTTATTAACTGATTTTTCTTCgttactttaatttaaaaaatcctatGAGTGCCTTTAGCGCCAGGAATTGAAAAATAACTCGTATGCCAAGTAAAATGTGGAATCGTTTACCATGGAATTGTAAtggaattttaatagaaaataaagctaatttgaTATATGTAGACATATAGACAAACTGCAATCAGTAGTAGAAgtgtaacaaaacaaaaagttaaaaaaaagcagACAAAacaaactaagcaacaatcagtATGAGTGACAATCTAATTTATAAgacaaattgtaaaaatttccataatttaaaattttactacacaagacactttttccaaaattcttTATGAAAGCAActaaagaaactaaaagtttatttcaaaatcaaatgaataaaatataaaaaacaaaaagctctAAGAGGGTTTATAACAACCACAAACGGTAGTTTTACTTAACTAaccaacgacaggtgggcattcccactacttaggactggtagcggcaggctaatcagctACCCTATCAGAAAtccaaaacagattaacgaaaccaacgcaagactgagtcttgtcgagctcatatgctcccgagaggagtgaggaaggaaaaaaaaaacaacaaaaaaaggtaatggggctgaaattttttaaaatgtttttttatttttctttttttttttcttgtggaaCTTGCCTGGAaatctcttcttcttcctaattggcgctataaccgctgcgctatgtcgtcgtacagctcatcgttccatcgcctgcgatattcgccgctgccaacgtgcaaaggtccaaaaatcttgc
The sequence above is drawn from the Anastrepha obliqua isolate idAnaObli1 chromosome 4, idAnaObli1_1.0, whole genome shotgun sequence genome and encodes:
- the LOC129243797 gene encoding putative inorganic phosphate cotransporter isoform X1 — its product is MLISSEQCSRSRGAHVLVWDQSRLSDIFEDAKPQRCCSTRYFVTFMLFLGMANAYVMRTNMSVAIVAMVNHTAITSEDVVLDDECPDQNLTVVENGQDGDFAWSSSLQGYILSSFFYGYVITQIPFGILAKKYGAMNFLGWGMLINSVFAFLVPVAAYEGGVYGLCIVRFIQGLGEGPIVPCTHALLAKWIPPNERSRMGAAVYAGAQFGTIISMPLSGLLAEYGFSGGWPSIFYVFGAVGTIWSIAFLWLVYEDPSSHPRIDEREKKYINTSLWGTGDQKVPAIPFKSIVKCLPFYAILLAHMGHNYGYETLMTELPTYMKQVLRFSLKANGLLSALPYLAMWLFSMFISVIADWMISSQRFTHTATRKIINSIGQYGPGLALIFASYTGCDRALTLAILTVGVGLNGGIYSGFKINHLDLSPRFAGFLMAITNCLANLAGLLAPIAAGNLINNKPTMGQWQIVFFIAAFVYIFCATFYNIFGSGERQWWDNPANDVKEPSSVMPATTTLTSNGANPRFLTGVDNGLTVATANIRETGQ
- the LOC129243797 gene encoding putative inorganic phosphate cotransporter isoform X2 produces the protein MSTSKEQIFASQDKDLDKPKGCCSTRYFVTFMLFLGMANAYVMRTNMSVAIVAMVNHTAITSEDVVLDDECPDQNLTVVENGQDGDFAWSSSLQGYILSSFFYGYVITQIPFGILAKKYGAMNFLGWGMLINSVFAFLVPVAAYEGGVYGLCIVRFIQGLGEGPIVPCTHALLAKWIPPNERSRMGAAVYAGAQFGTIISMPLSGLLAEYGFSGGWPSIFYVFGAVGTIWSIAFLWLVYEDPSSHPRIDEREKKYINTSLWGTGDQKVPAIPFKSIVKCLPFYAILLAHMGHNYGYETLMTELPTYMKQVLRFSLKANGLLSALPYLAMWLFSMFISVIADWMISSQRFTHTATRKIINSIGQYGPGLALIFASYTGCDRALTLAILTVGVGLNGGIYSGFKINHLDLSPRFAGFLMAITNCLANLAGLLAPIAAGNLINNKPTMGQWQIVFFIAAFVYIFCATFYNIFGSGERQWWDNPANDVKEPSSVMPATTTLTSNGANPRFLTGVDNGLTVATANIRETGQ